One segment of Streptomyces sp. NBC_00576 DNA contains the following:
- a CDS encoding beta-galactosidase, protein MNLTGVGRVRTALAGALAAVLLAVLTAAVPAHATAPAAATAAKPTPHKVSYDKYSVKIDGERLFVWSGEFHYWRLPSPDLWRDVLQKIKASGMNAVSIYFDWGFHSPAKGRYDFTGIRDVDKLLDMAEEAGLYVIARPGPYINAETDGGGFPGWLMTQKGQARSTDPEYLDAAREWLKEIDKILARRQVTDGTGPVLLYQVENELYDPQGRDHIVELSKQVRADGITVPLVGNEPMPQYAGGEGLDFVGELDQYNSFCKGEWWLPTLKRQQDDAPLAIFEAGTGWFQTWGDTGYEKCPQKMGPAYQKIVNKHEVMQGTTIENLYMTYGGTNWGWLADPRQVYTSYDYGAPISEPRQTGADYDEMKRQGLFYTTTGPLTATDPADAPASSDTAVHIEARANPETGTQFLYLRHSDPMADADATTTFDWKTPDGTYPVTARLNGKTGKILVAGHDLGGGQRLVYSTSELLTSARTGDRVQAVLYGAEGDPGQTMLRYSAEPKVTVLDGKADATWDAERGDLKLDYTHAGLTRVLVQGGGRPDLLLLIGTDDEAAGFWRQDTAAGPVLERGTELVRTASVTGRTLALTGDAKKAGPLEVFAPPGVRKVTWNGVPLKVKPTSSGSLLGTVPGPKAVELPELTGWKTSAETPEADPGFDDSSWTYADKLTTNNPTTPGTWPVLYQDEYGYHYGYVWYRGRFKATGTEKSLSLTAYATNPDTGSAAVGAYSVWINGKFAGTSQTGRRTFPLADGLLRKGKENVISVLVGNMGHNEDFTWNSDDHKQPRGLTTAYLAGSDAQITWRIQGARGGEQPVDAVRGHMNNGGLYGERSGWTLPGYPDRSWDGATLPVGDTAPGIAWYRTTFNPKLPKGQDVSVGVTITDDAVRNYRALIYVNGWLLGHYVNDTGPQHTFPIPGGILRADGRNTIAIASWSEDAKSGGLGKVGLTTLGNVTSSLRVGNVTAPAYDATTYADPTTPARVAVDGPDTVEPGHSYQVTATVSVPDDGRTLRGLALSPKLPDGWTANPAGPLRVGTLKPGASAKVRWTVTVPADQKTGTVAIVRVTADFARAGKTGSVTGEQVVAAQPPPLAAGEHYVSELPFASSSNGWGPVERDQSVGENAEGDGLPLTLHGTVYAKGLGTHAAGSVQVWLGGTCSTFHAALGLDQETYGRSDGPATVAYTVLADGIPVYESGTVDRDTATKEIDVDVSGARRLELVVSDAGDGNALDHADWADAKLTCGDGA, encoded by the coding sequence GTGAACCTCACCGGAGTCGGACGAGTGCGTACGGCACTGGCCGGAGCGTTGGCCGCCGTACTGCTGGCAGTCCTGACCGCGGCGGTGCCCGCCCACGCCACGGCCCCGGCTGCCGCCACAGCCGCCAAACCCACTCCCCACAAGGTCAGTTACGACAAGTACTCCGTCAAGATCGACGGCGAGCGGCTCTTCGTCTGGTCCGGGGAGTTCCACTACTGGCGGCTCCCCAGCCCCGACCTGTGGCGCGACGTGCTCCAGAAGATCAAGGCGAGTGGCATGAACGCCGTCTCGATCTACTTCGACTGGGGCTTCCACTCCCCCGCGAAGGGTCGTTACGACTTCACCGGCATCCGTGACGTCGACAAGCTCCTCGACATGGCCGAGGAGGCCGGGCTCTATGTCATCGCCCGGCCGGGCCCGTACATCAACGCCGAGACGGACGGCGGTGGTTTCCCCGGCTGGCTGATGACACAGAAGGGACAGGCCCGCTCCACCGACCCCGAATACCTCGACGCCGCCCGCGAGTGGCTCAAGGAGATCGACAAGATACTCGCCCGCCGCCAGGTCACCGACGGCACCGGACCGGTGCTGCTCTACCAGGTCGAGAACGAGCTGTACGACCCGCAAGGCCGCGACCACATCGTCGAACTCTCCAAGCAGGTAAGGGCCGACGGCATCACCGTGCCCCTGGTCGGCAACGAGCCGATGCCGCAGTACGCGGGCGGCGAGGGTCTGGACTTCGTCGGGGAGCTGGATCAGTACAACTCCTTCTGCAAGGGCGAGTGGTGGCTGCCCACCCTCAAGCGGCAGCAGGACGATGCTCCGCTGGCGATCTTCGAGGCGGGCACCGGCTGGTTCCAGACCTGGGGCGACACCGGCTACGAGAAGTGCCCGCAGAAGATGGGCCCCGCCTACCAGAAGATCGTCAACAAGCACGAGGTCATGCAGGGCACGACGATCGAGAACCTGTACATGACCTACGGCGGCACCAACTGGGGCTGGCTCGCCGACCCGCGCCAGGTCTACACCTCGTACGACTACGGCGCACCGATCAGCGAGCCCCGCCAGACCGGTGCCGACTACGACGAGATGAAGCGGCAGGGCCTCTTCTACACCACCACAGGACCGCTCACCGCGACCGATCCGGCCGACGCCCCCGCCTCGTCCGACACCGCCGTGCACATCGAGGCCCGCGCCAACCCTGAAACCGGCACCCAGTTCCTCTACCTCCGGCACAGCGACCCGATGGCCGACGCCGACGCCACCACCACCTTCGACTGGAAGACCCCGGACGGCACCTATCCGGTCACCGCACGCCTCAACGGCAAGACCGGCAAGATCCTCGTCGCCGGCCACGACCTCGGCGGCGGGCAGCGACTCGTCTACTCCACCAGCGAGCTGCTGACCAGCGCGCGAACCGGTGACCGCGTACAAGCCGTGTTGTACGGCGCCGAGGGCGACCCCGGGCAGACGATGCTCCGCTACTCCGCCGAGCCCAAGGTCACCGTGCTCGACGGCAAGGCGGACGCCACCTGGGACGCCGAACGCGGCGACCTGAAACTGGACTACACCCACGCCGGCCTCACCCGGGTCCTCGTCCAGGGCGGCGGCCGCCCCGATCTGCTGCTGCTCATCGGCACCGACGACGAGGCCGCCGGCTTCTGGCGTCAGGACACGGCGGCCGGTCCCGTGCTGGAACGCGGCACCGAGCTGGTCCGCACGGCGTCTGTCACCGGCCGGACGCTCGCCCTCACCGGCGATGCGAAGAAGGCGGGCCCGCTGGAGGTCTTCGCCCCGCCCGGCGTACGGAAGGTCACCTGGAACGGCGTACCCCTGAAGGTGAAACCGACCTCCTCGGGCAGCCTGCTCGGCACCGTGCCCGGCCCGAAGGCCGTCGAGCTACCCGAGCTGACCGGCTGGAAGACGTCCGCCGAAACCCCCGAGGCCGACCCCGGCTTCGACGACTCGTCCTGGACGTACGCCGACAAGCTGACCACCAACAACCCCACCACGCCCGGGACTTGGCCGGTGCTCTACCAGGACGAGTACGGCTACCACTACGGCTACGTCTGGTACCGCGGCCGCTTCAAGGCCACCGGCACCGAGAAGTCCCTCTCCCTGACCGCCTACGCCACCAACCCGGACACCGGCTCGGCAGCGGTGGGCGCGTACTCGGTGTGGATCAACGGGAAGTTCGCCGGGACGAGTCAGACCGGCCGCAGGACCTTCCCCCTGGCCGACGGGTTGCTGCGCAAGGGCAAGGAGAACGTGATCTCCGTCCTGGTCGGCAATATGGGCCACAACGAGGACTTCACGTGGAACAGCGACGACCACAAGCAGCCGCGCGGTCTGACCACGGCGTATCTCGCGGGCTCCGACGCCCAGATCACCTGGCGCATCCAGGGTGCCCGGGGCGGTGAGCAGCCCGTCGACGCCGTACGCGGGCACATGAACAACGGCGGTCTGTACGGGGAGCGTTCGGGCTGGACCCTGCCCGGATACCCGGACCGGTCGTGGGACGGCGCCACGCTGCCGGTCGGTGACACCGCTCCCGGGATCGCCTGGTACCGGACCACCTTCAACCCCAAGCTGCCCAAGGGCCAGGACGTCTCCGTCGGCGTCACCATCACCGACGACGCCGTCCGGAACTACCGCGCCCTCATCTACGTCAACGGCTGGTTGCTGGGCCACTATGTCAACGACACCGGCCCCCAGCACACCTTCCCCATCCCGGGCGGCATCCTGCGCGCCGACGGCAGGAATACGATCGCCATCGCCTCCTGGAGCGAGGACGCGAAGAGCGGCGGCCTCGGCAAGGTCGGCCTCACCACGCTCGGCAACGTCACCTCCTCGCTGCGGGTCGGCAATGTGACCGCCCCGGCGTACGACGCCACCACCTACGCCGACCCGACCACCCCGGCGCGGGTGGCCGTCGACGGCCCCGACACCGTCGAACCGGGCCACAGCTATCAGGTCACGGCGACGGTTTCCGTACCGGACGACGGCAGGACGCTCCGCGGCCTCGCCCTGAGCCCGAAGCTGCCGGACGGCTGGACCGCGAACCCGGCCGGCCCGCTGCGGGTCGGCACCCTCAAACCGGGTGCCTCGGCGAAAGTCCGGTGGACCGTCACCGTGCCCGCCGACCAGAAGACCGGCACCGTCGCGATTGTCCGCGTCACCGCCGACTTCGCCCGCGCCGGAAAGACCGGTTCGGTGACCGGGGAGCAGGTCGTGGCGGCGCAGCCACCACCGCTCGCGGCCGGCGAACACTACGTCAGCGAGCTGCCGTTCGCCTCCAGCAGCAACGGCTGGGGGCCGGTCGAGCGCGACCAGTCCGTGGGCGAGAACGCCGAGGGCGACGGTCTGCCACTCACTCTCCACGGCACCGTCTACGCCAAGGGCCTCGGCACCCACGCCGCCGGCAGCGTGCAGGTGTGGCTCGGCGGCACTTGCTCCACCTTCCATGCTGCGCTCGGTCTCGACCAGGAGACCTACGGCCGCTCCGACGGCCCGGCCACCGTCGCCTACACCGTCCTCGCAGACGGCATCCCCGTCTACGAGAGCGGCACTGTCGACCGGGACACCGCGACGAAGGAGATCGACGTCGACGTGTCAGGTGCCCGGCGGCTCGAACTCGTCGTCTCGGACGCCGGGGACGGAAACGCCCTGGACCACGCGGACTGGGCCGACGCCAAGCTGACCTGTGGGGACGGTGCCTGA
- a CDS encoding beta-galactosidase — MRVKWKSLVLATALSVMPLTSTHSAGASVGAPVQAEPKAPHTVTYDQYSVQVDGKPLYLWGAEFHYFRLPSPDAWRDVLQKIKAGGFNAVSLYFDWGYHSPKPGSYDFTGIRDVERLLDEAERAGLYVIARPGPYINAEVSGGGMPAWRKTQAGVNRTSEPEYLNAAREWMSRINPIIARHQLTRGTGSVILYQVENEYQGGRHDADYMQTLIDWARVDGIDVPTFVNDGGANKNWVSGKGAPDIYGFDAYPQGFDCKDPDTWKNLPDYSYVNEWKPESPLIIPEAQGGAFDPWGGTGYQDCAKLTGTDFTRVFSKMNIAAGVSGQSFYMTYGGTNWGWLADPNAVYTSYDYGAPINESRQLTDKYQEFKRLGYMLNAVTSLARTDKAEAPVPSDDSLRIDRRVNPDDGTQFFTVRHADTRVEDRDETTLSLTGADGDYPRVPQQGTITVDGRDAKLLVAGYDLGESQRLVYSTSEIMTHARIGDRDVALLYGRAGEAGETVLRYAKRPKVTVLDGDVTATWDAERGDLRLNYTHNGLARVLVNGLELLIADTAETAHWWRQDTAAGPVLVRGPSLVRTAEQAGGTLKLTGDSTKAAKIEVVADAKKVTWNGSRVSVTQAPRPIRLPALTTWKYKEEAPESAPGFDDSAWTTADHLTAANPELAGSLPVLAMDEYGFHHGNVWYRGRFRTTGTATALALDAKTGNTGQYAVWLGGRYLGSSGNGAHTFDIPAGTLKAGGDSADNVLSVLVENAGHNEEWGHDYSKEPRGLLGAEVIGGASTFTWKIQGNRGGESPVDTARGPYNNGGLYGERAGWSLPGHPDDNWKPTSLSQRSAKTGPGVRWYRTSARLDLPQGQDNALALDLAEAEGGGSTGYRAQIFVNGWLIGRYLPGTGPQTRFVIPKGILREQGNNTIALAVWSTEAGAGPGSAKLVDVGASAGGIKVAAVSAPSYDARTYAMADSGARVTVDAEPFLSTSTAAEVPVSVSVPKDAPTARNVELTLEVPDGWTASTDARTRFDRVRPGGKVTAVYTVTPPGEPVHYAVLSATAKLTQPGRPSTVTGVRAVQVPPPGLSSDAYLSDLTLVKAVNGWGPVEKDASNGESASGDGRPLSIGGTVYAKGLGVHANSQVRVYLGGGCTRFTSIVGVDDEVGDNGSVSFQVIADGRSLTTTPVVRGSDGGTEVDVDVTDARWLDLLVDGDGDVSTDHADWADAKLTCTGGAS, encoded by the coding sequence ATGAGGGTGAAGTGGAAGTCCCTGGTGCTCGCCACGGCCCTCTCTGTCATGCCCTTGACCAGCACGCACTCCGCTGGGGCATCTGTTGGGGCACCTGTCCAGGCGGAGCCGAAGGCCCCGCACACCGTCACCTACGACCAGTACTCCGTACAGGTCGACGGCAAGCCCCTGTACCTCTGGGGCGCCGAGTTCCACTACTTCCGGCTGCCCAGCCCCGACGCATGGCGCGACGTCCTGCAGAAGATCAAGGCGGGCGGATTCAACGCGGTCTCGCTCTACTTCGACTGGGGCTACCACTCCCCCAAGCCGGGCTCGTACGACTTCACCGGCATCCGCGACGTGGAGCGGCTGCTGGACGAGGCCGAGCGCGCGGGCCTGTATGTGATCGCCCGCCCCGGCCCTTACATCAACGCGGAGGTCTCCGGCGGCGGCATGCCCGCCTGGCGCAAGACACAGGCCGGCGTGAACCGCACGTCCGAGCCGGAGTACCTGAACGCGGCCCGGGAGTGGATGAGCCGGATCAACCCGATCATCGCGCGCCACCAACTCACGCGTGGCACAGGGTCGGTGATCCTCTATCAGGTCGAGAACGAGTACCAGGGCGGTCGCCACGACGCCGACTACATGCAGACCCTCATCGACTGGGCACGCGTGGACGGCATAGACGTGCCGACCTTCGTCAACGACGGCGGCGCCAACAAGAACTGGGTCAGCGGCAAGGGCGCCCCCGACATCTACGGCTTCGACGCCTATCCGCAGGGCTTCGACTGCAAGGACCCCGACACCTGGAAGAACCTGCCCGACTATTCGTACGTCAACGAGTGGAAGCCCGAGTCCCCGCTGATCATCCCGGAGGCCCAGGGCGGCGCCTTCGACCCCTGGGGCGGCACCGGGTACCAGGACTGCGCGAAACTCACCGGCACCGACTTCACCCGGGTGTTCAGCAAGATGAACATCGCCGCCGGGGTGAGCGGCCAGTCCTTCTACATGACGTACGGGGGCACCAACTGGGGCTGGCTCGCCGACCCCAACGCGGTGTACACGTCGTACGACTACGGCGCCCCGATCAACGAGTCCCGTCAACTGACGGACAAGTACCAGGAGTTCAAGCGCCTCGGGTACATGCTCAACGCCGTCACCTCACTGGCGCGCACCGACAAGGCCGAGGCGCCCGTCCCGTCCGACGACTCCCTGCGCATCGACCGGCGTGTCAACCCCGACGACGGCACCCAGTTCTTCACCGTCCGGCACGCCGACACCCGCGTTGAGGACAGGGACGAGACGACCCTGTCGCTGACCGGCGCGGACGGCGACTACCCGCGTGTGCCACAGCAGGGCACGATCACCGTCGACGGCCGGGACGCCAAACTCCTCGTGGCGGGCTACGACTTGGGCGAGAGCCAGCGGCTCGTCTACTCCACCTCGGAGATCATGACCCACGCCCGGATCGGTGACCGGGACGTGGCACTGCTGTACGGGCGGGCGGGGGAAGCCGGCGAGACCGTGCTGCGGTACGCCAAGCGGCCGAAGGTCACCGTCCTCGACGGTGATGTCACCGCCACCTGGGACGCCGAACGCGGCGACCTGCGCCTCAACTACACACACAATGGCCTCGCCCGCGTGCTGGTGAACGGCCTGGAGCTGCTGATCGCCGACACCGCCGAGACCGCCCACTGGTGGCGGCAGGACACCGCCGCGGGCCCCGTCCTCGTCCGCGGTCCGTCCCTCGTCCGTACCGCCGAACAGGCGGGCGGCACCCTGAAGTTGACCGGCGACTCCACCAAGGCCGCGAAGATCGAGGTCGTCGCGGACGCCAAGAAGGTGACCTGGAACGGCAGCAGGGTCTCCGTCACCCAGGCGCCGCGCCCCATCCGGCTGCCCGCACTGACGACGTGGAAGTACAAGGAGGAGGCACCGGAGTCCGCCCCGGGCTTCGACGACTCCGCCTGGACCACCGCCGACCACCTCACCGCCGCCAACCCGGAGTTGGCCGGGTCGCTGCCGGTCCTCGCGATGGACGAGTACGGTTTCCACCACGGCAACGTCTGGTATCGCGGCCGGTTCAGGACGACCGGTACCGCGACCGCGCTAGCACTCGACGCCAAGACCGGTAACACCGGCCAGTACGCGGTCTGGCTGGGCGGCCGCTACCTCGGCAGCTCCGGCAACGGCGCACACACCTTCGACATCCCGGCAGGCACGCTGAAGGCCGGCGGAGACAGCGCGGACAACGTCCTGTCCGTCCTCGTGGAGAACGCGGGCCACAACGAGGAATGGGGCCACGACTACTCCAAGGAGCCGCGCGGTCTGCTCGGCGCCGAGGTGATCGGCGGGGCCTCCACCTTCACCTGGAAGATCCAGGGCAACCGGGGCGGCGAGAGCCCGGTCGACACCGCCCGGGGCCCCTACAACAACGGCGGGCTTTACGGAGAGCGGGCCGGCTGGTCGCTGCCGGGACATCCCGACGACAACTGGAAGCCGACCTCCCTCTCTCAGCGGTCCGCCAAGACCGGGCCCGGCGTGCGCTGGTATCGCACCTCCGCCCGGCTCGACCTGCCGCAGGGCCAGGACAACGCGCTCGCGCTCGATCTCGCCGAAGCCGAGGGTGGCGGCAGCACCGGCTACCGCGCCCAGATCTTCGTCAACGGCTGGCTGATCGGCCGCTATCTGCCGGGCACCGGGCCGCAGACACGGTTCGTCATCCCCAAGGGCATCCTGCGCGAGCAGGGCAACAACACCATCGCCCTGGCCGTGTGGTCCACCGAGGCCGGCGCGGGCCCGGGTTCGGCGAAGCTCGTCGACGTCGGCGCCTCAGCGGGCGGAATCAAGGTCGCCGCGGTGTCCGCACCGTCGTACGACGCCAGGACCTACGCCATGGCGGACTCCGGCGCCCGTGTCACCGTCGACGCCGAGCCGTTCCTGAGCACCTCCACCGCCGCCGAGGTCCCCGTCTCCGTCAGCGTGCCGAAGGATGCGCCGACCGCCCGGAACGTCGAGCTGACTCTGGAGGTCCCGGACGGCTGGACCGCGTCTACCGACGCCCGCACCCGTTTCGACCGGGTCCGGCCGGGCGGGAAAGTGACCGCCGTCTACACCGTCACCCCGCCCGGCGAACCGGTCCACTACGCCGTCCTGTCCGCGACCGCCAAGCTCACCCAGCCCGGCCGTCCCAGCACCGTCACAGGTGTGCGGGCCGTGCAGGTGCCGCCGCCGGGGCTGTCCTCCGACGCCTATCTGAGCGACCTGACCCTGGTCAAGGCGGTCAACGGCTGGGGTCCCGTGGAGAAGGACGCCTCCAACGGGGAGTCGGCGTCCGGCGACGGACGTCCCCTGAGCATCGGCGGCACCGTCTACGCCAAGGGCCTCGGCGTGCACGCGAACAGCCAGGTCCGGGTCTATCTCGGCGGCGGCTGCACCCGCTTCACCTCGATCGTCGGGGTGGACGACGAGGTCGGCGACAACGGCAGCGTCTCCTTCCAGGTGATCGCCGACGGCCGCTCCCTCACCACAACCCCGGTGGTGCGCGGTTCCGACGGCGGCACCGAAGTCGACGTGGACGTGACCGACGCCCGCTGGCTCGACCTGCTGGTCGACGGGGACGGCGATGTCTCCACGGACCACGCCGACTGGGCCGACGCCAAGCTGACCTGTACGGGAGGCGCTTCTTGA